Below is a genomic region from Aricia agestis chromosome 16, ilAriAges1.1, whole genome shotgun sequence.
CGTTGCGGTCTCCGAATTTGGATAGTTATGAAAAGTCTAAAAACGCACATAGTCCTGCAATTACGTgtgattatgataataataataataataataatcatttatttcggacaACACATCCATAAGTATTAGTTATTAAGTTAGTAACAATTTTTCTTAGACTAAGTTAGTAGTGTTAGTGGTAGTGTTAGTTTTGttagttacaatattttatattaaaaattatgttagtaaggtTAGTTGTTATGATAATCgcaaaagttaattttaagttCAATCTAGAatcttaaaaatgtattttatggcCATCTTAGTTTCGAGCATACAAAACGCCAAAAAGAGAGATAATTGACGATTATCTTTAACCGGTAGTCCCATCAAGCTCATCAGCATATCAGTTAGAGTCAAAGGAAACGGATGACAGCGACTCTGGACTTAAGTGGTGACTCACAAGATTATGAACTAAAAGAACTTTGGAGAGCGAAAAATAATCGCATCATATTTTGTAATGACTTCAATCGTAAACGACTATATAAAAGTGTTTGTTGTTTGTATGTTATTTTTCTTCGAGCAAggcagctgaaccgatttaaatagAATTTTCGTTTTCGATTTTCGACGCAACGGACTTCGGGcgtctatacagggtgtaacaaaacaaagtgaaatactttagggtttgtatgtgttccttgtatggtttactgtaaaagtggcagcgctaaagagcaatttttatgtgatttttatgGGCAAGGGCCTCAGCGACACGAATTTTCCCAGTTAactctatacatattataactcTACCTATACGcgacctaaagtattatcaatatGTTTTGTGACACTACTTGTTATCTACTAGAATTATGTTCTTTTGAAGAAATATAATGCCACGGTCCCATCTAGCTATTTAGCCGCTCCGGGCAAAAACCTTTTtgccgccctttacatacagAAATCCATACAAGCCACTAGTTTTGTTGGGGGATAATGGGGggaatatttaaattaagtaaatattatgtacttaaatatttccaCTATTGACTATCTTACCCACAGACATCCAACCTAAAGTAAGTTGGAATGTATAATTCTCAAATTTGGGTGGTGGTGGCATCCGCCCTTCATTTTTTGCCGCTCTGGACTAATGCTCGGCTCGCCCCCCCTTAAATCGGGCCCTGTTAATAATGCTCTTAACGTTCCAAAAATGAGGAGGTTTTAATATGTttgtctgtttatattttttccagAAACACGGTCCATCCCGCTCCGAAGTCTTTCGTGCGCCAGATCGTGCTATGATCATCAACTGTGAAACCACCATGGAACGTGGTAGAGCGGGTCGCTGTGTCCTCATATTGGAGCCCTACCAGCCCCCTACAGAGGAGTTCACTTATACCTGTGAGGTGTCCGGAGAGAGACCTATGTTTAGAATCGGGAAAAAAGATTATACTGTTAAGGTTTTGGGTGAGTTTAAGCTCGAATAGCCGATGACAAGATACACGGTTTGTGAAGTGTGAGGGAATTAGTTAAAGATCTGAAGGAagtgattcctatgcagttgacggacctacatcctgtagtcggcttatgtcaattcaatgttagctgtgatcgtcgacaaattacttaggtccactagcctaggaatcaacttttctgatacttctgatagtacctaccatcgaggaaattgattcctaggcagatgacagaccaacattatttggtcgaatcatgtcatttcaatgttaattgtgatctgtctcctgggtttgacataacgcgactgaactacgtaggtcccccatctgcctaggaatcaacttctctgatagtactagcagagaagttgattcacatccaaatcggggacctaagtagtttggttgcgttacgtcaaacccagctgacagatcacaattaacattgaatggacatattcgaccaaataacgttggtctgtcaattgcatagtggcggctctcgacataggcgaacgcgttggccaacgcgtctgcagacgcgttggcccaatgtgtagaacgggcgttcgcgcgttggccaacgtctaaatacctacggccaacgcgcgaacgcccgttctacacattgggccaacgcgtctgcagacgcgttggccaacgcgttcgcctatgtcgagagccgccatatgaatcaacttcctcgatggtacatacatacCCACAATTACTCACAAGTTACCTGTAATTATTTCACCTGTTGAAATTTAATAGCAACAACTTTTGTTTTGTTGCTTTTCGTCTTTGGTAGGGACATTATATCTATGCTAGTAATATTGACCGCTAACTTTTAAAGTCTGTAACGTTTAAATTCTAGTACCACCAACTCCTGCGCAACTAACGGCAACAGTACAGGCGCCCGCACATGTTACTCTCAACTGCACTTCGGCAGGTCTACCTGCGCCGGGCATACAGTGGACTGTAGGAAAAACAAAGGTAGGTAAATGATTTCTTTATACAACAAATGATAATATATTCTGCATATCGCATTTCGGCCTTCGCTGCCCAATCATGTAAAGCGTAGCTCTTGTCTTGGAGTTGGAAAAATGCTCATATTCTGGTTAGctgttaggacaatgcaggctgaacTGATGGTTTAATTAAACTGGCCACCACCACCGAAACTGGTGGGGAATAATATGaggaataaataatttatcagggcgagcgaagcgtgCTCTAGTATAttccacaacctgaacattttgtgaatttttatttaagtatatagatCTACATAGATGTGTTATTATCAGTCAGTCAAGATGTGACTACGCGAAtgctcacaaagctcggcttatTGTATTTCCTCAGAGCCATTCCAAAGACGAGCACGAGCAAGTGACGTGATTTTTAAAAAACTAGGAATTTACCGATTTAGCCttaaacacaaacataatataatacaaagaCACAAATAAGAATTCTCTATTCCAGGTTGAAGCAGACTTCACGGAGCGCAAATGGAACGTCACATCCAAGCTTTGGGACGTGTGGTCATCCTTCTCTTACACTCGGACCGACAACTCGGCTGTCGTGTGCACGCCCGAGAATTCGGTGGTCGGTGTTCCCGCCGAGTATAATAGCACTGGACGAGTAGTTGGTAGGTGTTATATTAGCAGATTCATAGTCTACAATAACTTAGAGATATGTACTTTGAGGCCTTTGAGGCCTTTactttatatacatattataaaacaaagtcgctttttttccctcatgtgacatgtccctttgttccctttaatctttaaaactacgcaacggattttgatgattctttcagtgttagatagcccatttatcgaggaaggctataggctatattatatcacgctaagactaataggagcgaagacatAGAgttaaatgtagaaaaaacggtgaaaattatttgaaagggctaacttgaacgcgctaatctcaggaactactgatccgatttgaacatttctatgttatttggcacagataagaagtagaccatgtgaaggatcataggctatcgattgtaatcattttttcagtggctatatattttatacccgtgcgacgccggcgTGGGTCgctagtacttaatataaaagtTTGGTTGCAGGTGCCAGGCATACTGATtcaccatattattttatatattacttacataatattacttgttaaagcccgcaacttcgttgcgttaaaattttcctggataaaaagtatcctatgtcctttcctgggtcttaaagtatctccatactgaatttcatcaaaatcggttcagaagtttgagcgtgaagaggtaacagacagacagacgcacttcgcatattttataatattagtatgaactaTAAACACTCTAAGTGCAGGCCGTTTGCAGAGTATGCAATATAGTGGATTTCATTTTTCAGGTACACTTCTATACATAATTTGCGGTGCCTTGTCTCTACTGCTGCGGTGATCAAAAAACAACTTAACTGCTCAAAGGTAAAAGATAATAAAAGATACTTATACAGTTTGGTCGCAGAGCACAAGGAATTATTGTGATAATTTTTATAAGTGCAGCGATCGTACTGGAGCAAATTCCACGATTTCGAATTTCATTGACCAGgatgttaatataaaatattttattgttaatattttatcctAGACTGTTATGTTACTTAAGTATAACAATGAATACTGTtcgttaaaaatgtttaaacctCCCCATCTTGCAATGCAGTCAcattacaaacaataaaacgACAAAATAATTCGTAATATCATTTTATTGTGTTTACCGAGTAGGAGCTACAATTTCTATCTATTGTTGGCACATATATTATACAGATTATACAAAAATGAACAAAGATACAAAATGATTTGCTCAAAAAACATCTGTACATAATATtgctatgtaccatcgaggaaattgattcctaggcagttgacagaccaacgtcaattggtcggatcatgtcaattcaatgtaagtcgtgatttgtcggctgggtttgacgtaactcgaccaaactacgtaggtcccccatctgcctagtaatcaacttctctgatagtacctacgaTGTTATAGTTTTATTCTATTGAGCTAATTTCTTTGACATACAATTCGGACAAAATGAATTTGATAATTcaatacaatataaattatgttgtaaaatcTGGTCACCGGATAAAGAGATTCGTCATTGATCTATATCTACTTGTCTCTTTTACACGCACACAAATATATTAGACTGTTGCTCGTATAATATGCGCGTGCaagagataaaaatatttaatatttattgtatgaTTGAGATAGCAATAGGTCAATGGACGCATTTCTCTCTGTACTGCGACCGGACCATAACATCAAAAACTTCATTTACATACGTCTTTTTGTAACTCCATACTCCTAGACATTTTTCTGGCCTCTACATGACTATAaaacgtaaaaattaaaaatataattagttttTTAAAGCAGGTAAAAGTAGCCTTGTTAAAAAGTGTTACTAATACTTTCTTTAGCTTCTCGAAAAGTATTATCTAAAAAATTtaggaaatattatattcctgGCTTTCCTGCATCATTGACAATAATATGCAGACatcaataaagtttattataatgCCTATATTTACCGCATTTTCTTGAGGCTAAATTAAATGATAACTTAGTCATATAGGGGCCATTTTTGGTTACATCTCTATTAGcaataacttaatataatttgtaatgtgcgcacttaaatataataatcgtTAACATTTCAAGATGAACGCTTGTAAAATTATTGGACGAAATTTAAGTTCAAGGTCAattgtttgttaaaaatattatgcgattaaaaataaatattactgtGAAAGGTCTGAATGGGGTTTAAGACCCCATTACAAATAAATGACTCGACTATATTCTGTGCACAAAGTATAGTACAACAAATCATAAGATTTTCTCACCacattgttacgaaaacatatTATCATTCCCGAAATAAATAGAACAAAATTTAATGTCAGAACTATTCAATATTATcgtcttatatttttaacaacaaaatgacctataaattaacattcatatactaaataatgtaaatataattaCGTTTAAGTAAATTTTATACTTTAAGGAACatcaaatgtttttattttaaagttttatgtatatttttaaattcaagtttaataagaaattaataattctATACGCTTTggtcttttattttattaaactataATTACTGACATTTTCGAGCATAATTGTGCATTCTATCTCTTTCTTGCAAGAGCCTTCCAGTTGTAACAGAAAGAGACAATAAGTTTTCTAAGAATTCCGAAACACAATGCATGGGATATTATGTTCTAATTTAATGACACTAAGGTTAAATATCAATTGATATAATTGATTAAGGGCATAATTGATTAGAATTTAGATCTATTAAAACTACGTAGGATGAAAATGGATAGAAAATTTACTGAGCACAAATATTAGGATTAAGATAGGAAGCTATAAAGAACCTTAAAAATGGTTCGTAACTaagaaaaacttttaaaaacatttactaAATACCAGGACCCAGCAAAAACATTtcagaattatattttaatcggttcagtgtaaaaaaataacaaacacaGAGACTGACACATCTAAAATATTAGCATGAAATAGTATAGCAACATCAAAAATGCGAAATAgcattacttttttaaaagattaagatattatactattacaatatttatatttgaACTCAGTACATTTTCTAGGGAGAGATGAGATAATGacgctacatattattatcacagGGTTCATAGAATCACAGATTTGAAAAATACTTGTCAAATGGTCCTCATTGAATTAAATGTGAAAACAAATTAATTGACTGCCACTTTAAAATACACAGtcatttcatattaaaataaattaaaacaaaacagaTATCACAAGCAAAAAATACCAAATAAAGTCGATTGGtttcaattttcaaaaaaaGAGGTTAAAGTTTTTCAAATCTGGGATTTTACCTTTACCACAATCATTGACGCTTCCGGTATACGGcgcttttaaatttcgaacTAATTCATTCACTTaaggtaggtaggtagtagAGTAGCAAACACAcaatttgattggccgagagcactgtctcgccagtcgccacttTACTCGGTATGTGTAACGAGACCTCAAGTAAGGATTAGTTCACACCAAAGATGACGCGACCTTGCACAGCCTTGTAAAGATAGGTAGTCACTAGTAATTCaaagtaccatcaaagaaattgattcatagacagttgacagacctacgtcatttggtccgattatgtcaattcaccccgcgttccacttgaggtcaaaaacgatcaaaacgctcaaaatgcctcctatttttagcgttttgatcgtttttaacctcaagtggaacgcggggttaAAACGTGCAGCGGTCAAACTTGTATTGACTTGTAAAGTGAATTATGAATATATGTactattaacgcctccgtggtctagtggtatagactcgcgcggctcttgactcggaggtcgtgggtacgattcccgcgttggaaacatcttatttccaagtttggttaggacaatgcaggctgatcacctgattgtctgacaagtaagatgatccatgcgtcggatgggcatgtcggtcctgcgcctgatctatagccggtcgtgtcggtcttcggTCCCAGTGAGAGttggttatgagagtgaaggaatagagagtgctcttgtgtactgcgcacacgcttgggcactataaaattactcctgcgtagctggcctggtttcaatgaaaccggccaccgtcaccgaaaccggtgtgggagttattattattatattatgtactatcagagaagttaattcataggcagatgccGGGCCTACGttatattttggtcgcgttttgtcaaacccagttgacagattatttattaattgtattaATTCGCGTCGCATTTTCATGTGAACTGAACCTTAcaataacttttaaaaaaatattctagagTTGGTGAGTCTTTATGGATACTAAAGGTATGAAATAAATGATTGCTAAAACATTGTAAAGCAGATACATATCTATAGACATAACATGTCCTTTAGAAGTGTTCAAACTTTTTTACATTTGGACATATTTTAACATTGATTCAGTCTAAAATATAAGgactagaaataatattataaagtttaggCCAACTCTTTGgccatatttttaaacaaatgttTAGAACCTCACTAAAGAGTCTAGAAATTAATTAGTCTAGAAATTAGTTAGTCTAGAAAATTCATACCAACTTCTTTCTCTCACAAATTTCATTCAAAGGGTCTTAATACTACAATTTTGTGCGTTTTTAAATGCTCGATTCTTTAACACTCATGTCAGATATTTATAACTCataaataatgtttaattaacacataataatatactttcaatacccgtaattatattttagataCGTATTTTACGTTCTTATTTTCTGGACTTATTACttctttaaagtatttaaaatgaactatgatatttaaaatacaGAATAAATAGtttcatatttgtataataattgtaatcaatttaatttattgtgtaATACCAAAACATTTCATTGTTATACAATTTTCGTATAATAATCACAAATTTAggtataaatatacaatattttaattttgaattaatctGTAAATTAACGCAGTATTTTTGAAAGTGAATACTTTTTgcaatttgattttaatttgataaaaataataagcgtagtaataatataagtacagtAAAATAACGATGTGCATATTAAAGCTTGGCGGAATGTAAATAATCTTATTCAAGATCATTAtagtaaaattttgttttggttTTGTCCTAACATACCTTCTTCTTCTACAAAAAAAGCAACTTATAATAAGGTTTGCTTGTTTTTGCCTGGCATATTAGAATAATTCTCACAGCACAAACAAATACAGCAGACCCCGTAAAGTTATACTCTGTATAATTAGCTTTGTTAGGAGGCTATCTCTCTAAAAGCCAAAGAAACTATATAAAATTTGGCTAAGAAGTGACAAAACCAAAAGTAAATTCCACAACTCGTTCGAAATGAACATACAAAGCAAATTCTCTTGTTTACAATCCTAAATCTTTATACACACAGGGTGCCACAAATGTGTAAACAACCTGTGTAGCCTTTATAATTTCAAATAGGAAGCatccataaaatatttatatcccAAAATCATTCATCGAATCTCTTACGAATCGTTTCTCTTTCATTTTATACATTCTATTCTCTCACAAACCATACATCcaatattttactaaatttcatttatttacctacgcccttactaataaaaataattgagttgcctgctacgaataataaaaactaaggaaacgtaactcccatactgcaaccgttttaaatttggctccttttcgaaaactaaaatatgacaattcagatttccgccaaggtcgtatcccaggtaacgtatcataatattgcgcgccggacgacagcctgcgcggttgttgtcattgtcatagttatgaaacaaataattgtcaaaagcggatagtatcatgcagtatacaccaagcacatctactatcacgaagaaacgagcacataattattattttaaaatcaaacattttcctctgatacttaagacatcgataataattataatatacatgtgtaataattatgaacaaaccttgttacgactcgggcgaatctaaaactgtccgagcaccAAGAGAAGAggttttcagattacaaaaatctatgtgctaaattattacagaattgaaataaaaaacttacgtaaattttgtacagtttataactcacaattaatataatattttaataacagtaagcagttttttatttttgttcatttacaataatattaaaggaaatacttatttgtttttgtcgattgaacgtaatttttcgatttaagattttgatacgtgggagagccatgcttcggcatgaataggccggctcgaccggagaaatactacgttctcacagaaaaccggcgtgaaacagcacttgcgctgtgtttcgccgagtgagtgagtttaccggaggcccaatcccctaccctaattattccatcaggtgatccgtttgctcgtttgcccctttatttcataaaaaaaaatattacattatgttttttttgttttgttgttaaaaaatccgtagcaagaaatatgagGATACCCATATCATAttataacgcatttagtataatgtcagccagaccctaaaattttgtttataattaaattgttacatcttgcataacactgtccatggcgactttgtaaaaattttgtaattattatattatttttttattattgcacTTTTAAATAGAATgacatgtaaatttaataa
It encodes:
- the LOC121734647 gene encoding uncharacterized protein LOC121734647 produces the protein MRILMCLLFVSPVFSINVDVHSEWKTDLGWEVTCAWRTLDNDTLQSVRLYNNGQQFMIYRPEKHGPSRSEVFRAPDRAMIINCETTMERGRAGRCVLILEPYQPPTEEFTYTCEVSGERPMFRIGKKDYTVKVLVPPTPAQLTATVQAPAHVTLNCTSAGLPAPGIQWTVGKTKVEADFTERKWNVTSKLWDVWSSFSYTRTDNSAVVCTPENSVVGVPAEYNSTGRVVGTLLYIICGALSLLLR